The following coding sequences are from one Candidatus Nitrohelix vancouverensis window:
- the gdhA gene encoding NADP-specific glutamate dehydrogenase: MNPNKPLTLNGFMAGLKRRNPSQKEFHQAVLEVAKYVIPYINQHRKYHAPRILERMTEPDRTIIFRVCWEDDNGAIRVNRGYRVQFNNAIGPYKGGLRFHPSVNLSILKFLGFEQTFKNSLTTLPMGAGKGGADFNPKGKSDREVMRFCQAFMTELWKYIGENVDIPAGDIGVGSREISYMFGQYKRLLGEFTGALTGKAIEFGGSLIRTEATGYGCAYFMQEMLTHRGDSIEGKTCVISGSGNVAQYCAEKVIQLGGKVVAMSDSTGFIHDPEGIDVAKLAFLMNLKNVRRERISEYTKEYNGTFHEGAKPWNIPCDLAFPCATQNEISEEDAKALLNNGCKAVAEGANMPTSLEAIEQFHLAKIPFAPGKASNAGGVAVSGLEMTQNSIRLAWSREELEERLREIMHNIHNQCVRHGADEKLGVDYVKGANIAGFVKVADAMLAYGAI; the protein is encoded by the coding sequence ATGAACCCTAACAAACCGTTGACATTAAATGGGTTTATGGCGGGATTGAAACGTCGTAACCCAAGCCAGAAAGAGTTTCACCAGGCGGTGCTGGAAGTCGCAAAATATGTAATTCCCTATATTAACCAACATCGAAAATATCATGCTCCCCGAATTTTGGAGCGAATGACAGAACCGGATCGAACCATCATCTTCCGCGTGTGCTGGGAAGACGACAATGGAGCCATCCGGGTCAATCGCGGCTACCGGGTTCAGTTCAATAATGCGATCGGACCTTACAAGGGCGGATTGCGTTTCCATCCCAGCGTCAACCTCAGCATTCTGAAGTTTCTGGGCTTTGAGCAGACCTTCAAAAACAGCCTCACCACGCTTCCCATGGGAGCGGGCAAAGGCGGCGCGGACTTCAATCCAAAAGGAAAGTCGGATCGGGAAGTCATGCGTTTTTGTCAGGCTTTCATGACGGAGCTATGGAAGTACATCGGCGAAAACGTGGATATTCCGGCGGGCGACATTGGCGTCGGCTCGCGTGAAATCAGCTATATGTTCGGTCAGTACAAGCGTTTGCTGGGCGAGTTCACCGGCGCGTTGACGGGCAAGGCGATTGAGTTTGGCGGCAGTTTGATTCGCACCGAGGCGACGGGTTACGGTTGCGCGTATTTCATGCAGGAGATGCTCACGCACCGGGGCGATTCCATCGAAGGTAAAACCTGCGTGATTTCCGGTTCGGGCAACGTCGCTCAATACTGCGCCGAGAAAGTCATCCAGCTTGGCGGCAAAGTGGTCGCGATGTCGGATTCCACCGGCTTCATTCACGACCCGGAAGGGATCGACGTGGCGAAGCTGGCGTTTCTGATGAATTTGAAGAACGTGCGACGCGAGCGTATCAGCGAATATACCAAGGAGTATAATGGAACATTCCATGAAGGCGCAAAGCCCTGGAACATTCCTTGCGATCTGGCATTTCCCTGCGCCACGCAAAACGAGATCAGCGAGGAAGACGCAAAAGCGCTTCTCAACAATGGTTGCAAAGCCGTTGCCGAAGGCGCCAATATGCCGACTTCGCTGGAAGCGATCGAGCAGTTCCATCTCGCCAAAATTCCGTTCGCTCCGGGCAAAGCCTCTAATGCGGGCGGCGTCGCCGTTTCGGGTCTGGAAATGACTCAGAACAGCATTCGTCTGGCCTGGTCGCGTGAGGAACTGGAGGAGCGCTTGCGCGAGATCATGCACAACATCCACAACCAGTGCGTGCGCCACGGCGCAGATGAAAAGCTGGGAGTGGATTATGTGAAAGGCGCGAACATCGCCGGGTTTGTCAAGGTGGCGGATGCCATGCTGGCTTACGGGGCGATATGA
- a CDS encoding response regulator, producing the protein MNSNRPDPSEEREEQIRIRQLLDENEALRQAKEQAEEASKMKSAFLANMSHELRTPLNAIIGYSELLQEVAADLEVDEHINPDLQKVYSAGKQLLSIINDVLDLSKIEAGKMELFPQTCTLSKLIEETVHTAQPMVDKNNNQLVIETPEESSELIIDQSRFRQILLNLLSNACKFTENGTITLRVTQRPVFGKKGFAFDVQDTGIGMTPEQTQRLFKSFTQAEVTTSQKYGGTGLGLVISRSFCQMMGGDISVQSELGKGTTFTAEVPADTTEGGGPAHRRADGKKSNAKNGEGTILIIDDDPMMRDWIARSLDNKNLNFVLTSDGETGLQMARQLKPSVITLDVMMPGMDGWTVLAKLQADPELADIPVIILSMIDEKKKGFALGASEYIVKPIEKERLEYLLNKYCGADKENSILVVDDDPSARTVLRRRLEEKSCTVSEAENGEAALQKIRRSQPSIIFLDLMMPVLDGFEFLEILRNDPELKSIPVVVVTAKDLTPEDRHRLNGRVHNLLLKGSYKTEELLVTVRSQILQHLSS; encoded by the coding sequence ATGAATTCAAACCGACCCGATCCTTCGGAAGAACGGGAAGAGCAAATCCGCATCCGCCAGCTTCTAGACGAAAATGAAGCGCTCCGGCAAGCCAAAGAACAGGCAGAAGAGGCCAGCAAAATGAAGAGCGCCTTCCTGGCTAATATGAGCCACGAATTGCGCACGCCTCTCAACGCCATCATTGGCTATAGCGAATTATTGCAGGAAGTGGCGGCCGATCTGGAAGTGGATGAGCATATCAATCCCGATCTGCAGAAAGTCTATTCCGCCGGGAAACAGCTCCTCTCCATCATCAACGACGTCCTCGATCTTTCCAAAATCGAAGCGGGAAAAATGGAACTGTTCCCGCAGACATGCACGCTCTCCAAACTGATAGAAGAGACCGTGCATACGGCGCAACCAATGGTCGACAAAAACAACAATCAACTCGTGATCGAAACGCCGGAAGAATCCAGCGAGCTGATCATCGACCAATCGCGCTTTCGGCAGATTCTACTCAATCTGCTGAGCAATGCCTGCAAGTTCACCGAAAATGGAACCATCACCCTGCGCGTTACGCAACGGCCCGTCTTTGGTAAGAAAGGCTTTGCTTTTGACGTGCAGGACACCGGCATTGGCATGACCCCGGAGCAAACGCAGAGACTGTTCAAAAGTTTTACGCAGGCCGAAGTGACCACTTCGCAAAAATACGGCGGCACCGGGCTGGGCCTCGTCATCTCCCGCAGTTTTTGCCAGATGATGGGCGGCGATATCAGCGTGCAAAGCGAATTGGGCAAAGGCACCACCTTCACGGCGGAAGTGCCTGCGGACACCACCGAAGGCGGCGGCCCGGCGCATCGACGCGCGGACGGAAAGAAATCAAACGCTAAAAACGGAGAAGGAACGATTCTCATCATCGACGACGATCCGATGATGCGCGACTGGATCGCCCGTTCGCTCGACAATAAAAATCTGAATTTTGTCCTCACCTCCGACGGCGAAACCGGACTGCAAATGGCCCGTCAGCTAAAACCCAGCGTCATCACCCTCGACGTGATGATGCCGGGAATGGACGGCTGGACCGTGCTCGCCAAACTGCAAGCCGACCCGGAGCTGGCGGACATCCCCGTCATCATCCTGTCCATGATCGACGAGAAGAAAAAAGGCTTCGCTCTCGGCGCGTCGGAATATATTGTCAAACCCATTGAGAAAGAGCGCCTCGAATATTTATTGAACAAATACTGCGGCGCGGATAAGGAAAACTCGATACTGGTCGTCGACGACGACCCTTCGGCTAGAACGGTGCTACGACGGCGGCTGGAGGAAAAATCCTGTACAGTCAGCGAGGCGGAAAACGGAGAAGCGGCGCTCCAGAAGATACGCCGCTCCCAACCTTCTATTATCTTTCTTGATCTCATGATGCCGGTGCTGGACGGATTCGAATTTCTCGAAATCCTGCGCAACGATCCCGAACTGAAATCCATTCCTGTGGTCGTGGTCACCGCAAAAGACCTCACACCGGAAGATCGCCATCGCCTCAATGGCAGAGTGCACAATCTTCTGCTGAAAGGTTCTTACAAGACCGAAGAATTGCTCGTCACCGTGCGTTCGCAAATCCTGCAACACCTCTCATCCTGA